A window of Candidatus Eisenbacteria bacterium genomic DNA:
TGTAGTTGTAGTAGATCTGGGTCCAGACCCAGTTCGGGCCGGGCGAAACCGAGCCCCACCAATTTGCCCAGACATTGAACGAGGTAATGTCACTCCTGGCCTGGAAGCTTGCAATGATACTGTCAAAGACGGCATCAAACCTTGGAATTGCGTCGCCAGGTTGACTGCAATTAAGACTGCTCCACCTATCCCACCAACAACTTTTGGAATAGTTGTAATATGTCATTGAGGAGCCTTGGTAGTCAAAATTGCCCGCAGCATACACCCAGTTCCAGGTCCAATTCTCCCTGTGCGTAGTATCGCGCTCAACCTCAACCGTGTAAGCAGGGAAAACCCCCTTCAAATTCGTAATCGGGTTTGTAAAGAACTTGCCGAGATCAAACGTGACCGCCACGGGAGGCGTTCCAGAGTTCCCATCAAAATCCTCGGTTATGACTTGCGGATTTGTCAGGTAGTCCCTTATCCTGTCATCCCAGGCAAGTATTGAATCCAAATCGGCCGAGCTCGGTCCTTCGAGAGTCGCGGTCTTCTTCTTAATGATGTCATCGCTCTGGTTGTCAATTTCAGCCTTCAAGAAGGCAACCGCATCATCCAGTCTGTTGGTCGCTGCGATGATATCCTCTTTTGCATCAGACATCTGTGTTGCGCCGCCAGTCTTGAGACCCAGGAATTCCGAGCTTTGGGTCATGGCTCCAATCCAACCCGCAGAATCATAGCTCGCGAAGTCAAAATTGTAGGCAGTTGCAACCAGGATGAAGCTTCTCGCAAGATTCAGCATCGCCTCAAACGAGTAGATCTCGGTAAGGTCGAGCTCAAGGGGATCCTCGTTGACATCGCCCTGCATCTTTGGCGTTACAGTGAATGTGTAGCTTGAGTTGGTTTCGACTTTCACCAGACGCGCAAGCGCGTAGTCCACCTTGGGGAGCACTTGATTCTTCAGGATATCTTGAAGCTCGTGCATCTGCGGAGGGTTCTGGGTTGAGAGCTTGGCCATGCCGAAGGCCGTCCCCGGGTACATCAGTGGTGAAATTCTCGCGTTCTTCAAGTTGAGCGGGAACCCAGTCCTCGGGAGTCCGAACGGTCCTGATTTCATCATAGTTCCTGGAACTGAAAAGGGAACATCTGCCGTGTCTATGTATGCCTTCCAGCGGTCCCACGTTGCGTTTACGGTCGCATCGCTTGTCAGGATGAGGATTTCCGTCAATGCGGCGCCAAAGTTCGCATCAAGGTTGTTGGGGTCGAGCGCCAAAGCTTGCTTGTACAAACTGTTTGCAGGTTGGAGATTTATGTGGCTTGGCTTGCTGACACCGGCGAATTCCGTCGAGATCAAAGTGAAAAGCAGGCTTTCAAATGCAGCATTTGCCTGGGTGACTTTGTCCTTCGCAAGATTGGCATCTGTCGTTGCATTGGTGGGATTATTCTCGCATCCAGCGAGGATCAACGACAGAGTAAGCGCCACTGCCAGGATTCCAACTACGTAACGATTCATTTTGCACCTCCGTTAGAAACAGTCCGTCAGCTATGTAACTGAACAACAGAAGACTATCTGCTTTATCGGCCAAAAGCAAGACTAAATTCGCCATTTCTCCCGAACTTCTGGATTCAAACAGGGTTCCGGCCGCAAAGAATTCTAAAATTACAGTAATTGCAGAGACGCCTGTTTTCCGTAAGAGGGAAATCTTCCTCTTCGGCTGAATTGCTTTCCCGGTCACTAAGGATGTCTTTCATCTTCCGGACGCTTTCCCTTATTACCCTTCTCGTTTCGTCAAGCGTCTCTTCGCCTACTAATGATTCTTTCCTTTCCATCGTGAATAGATTCTGCTCAAGAACCTGTATCTTCCCCGGGATCCCGCCCCACTCATTCATCGCATAGAGAGCGTAGCAGCCCAGCTGGACTGATGGCCTCTCAGGGCCCTCCTGCTTCGAATCCTGTCCCTCTACTCTCTTTCCCCGATCGGTCTTCCAATCGATGATTCTCATGGCCGAATCGCCGGCTCGATGTGCGCAATCGGGTTTCGCAAAGACCTTATCTCCTTCAAAAGAAAACGAAGGAAACTCCCTATCATCCTCAATCTGAAGCCAGTCTCTATCCGGTATTTGAGTAAGCTCTCCGAACACCGGCGACGAGAAAAAGTTCCTGACGCACCGCTCAACGCCATCCACTATCTCTACCCATTTCTCATCCGGCAGCGAGGGATCGTAGAAATGCTCGAGCAATATCCCTTTCTTCTTTCCCTGCTGCGCGTATTCGCTGCGCCCGGACTCCGGCTTGCCGGAAAACACTGCAATGACAGATTCGACGTTCTTTCTTGACTCTTTATACTCAGACCTCATTTCTTCTTTCGCCCTCTCAACGACCTCATCCGGGACCAGCCTTCTCCCGGTTCGCGAGACACTGAGGATATCCCTGACCCACCTATGAACAACTTCACCGCTCCACATCCAACGCGATTTCAGGTTCTTGAGGAGATAAATCTTCTTTGTCGTGAGCGGGGCGCTATCTTCCCATCCTCCCCAGGAACCATAGTAGTTGAACCAGTACTTTCTCTTGCAGTCTTCAAAGACCTTTGCCCTCGAAAAAGACCAGGAAAATTCATTCACGAGTCTTGCCATAGAAAGTTGGCTTTCACTCCTTCAGCTTGTTTGAACTACAGTATCAGGACCGCTTGTTTTTCGCAACGGATTTGAGTTATTATGATAGTAACGCTGATTTCTTCTCCGTGCTCTGACATTTGCCGTTTGGCGTGTGGAAAGCCCTGTGGTTTTTTGGCGCGACTTGGCGAAAGAACCAAGGACCTAAGTAAGTCTCAAGGAATTCTCAAGCCAGGAGGCCCGTCCATGCAGGATACTTTGTCAAAAACCAAGAGAAATATCCTCAGCCTTGCTGTCCTCCTAGCCCTTGCGCTTGCCTCGAATCCTTCGTGCGGACAGGAGAAGGGGCTGAGCGTAGCCAGCTTCCTTACTAAAGAAGGAAGATTTGACTTGGATGCGGCAAGGCGCGCCGCATATCAGGGCCCGCTTGACTTATCGGACTTTGAGGCTCGTTTCGATGCGCAGACTGGCGAAGCTGTATTCAGGCCTGCCGGCAGACTCGCTCCTGCTTCACCGGGCGATGAGCATTGGTGGGACGGATTCGGCACGCCCGGTATGGATGCAATGGTGAGTAGTCTTACGGTGATCGATACAAATCTCGTCGCAGGCGGAAGCTTCACCTCGGCTGGCGGCGGCCAAGCCAACTACGTTGCGTTGTGGAACGGCAGGTCATGGACTCCACTCGGATCAGGAATGGACAATTCGGTTGAAGCCCTCGCAGTTTACAACGGCAACCTGATTGCAGGGGGTTACTTCACGCACGCAGGCGGGGAATCGGCAACTTACGTCGCACAGTGGAACGGAGTTTCCTGGGAATCACTTGGGACAGGCATGGACAATGCAGTCCTTGCGCTCACAGTATACAAAGGAAACTTGATTGCCGGAGGTTATTTCACCCAGGCCGGTGTGAAGGCGGTCAACTACATTGCTCAATGGAATGGAACTTCCTGGGATCCTGTCGGCACAGGAATGAATAATTCCGTCGAAGCACTCGCAGTCTTCAACGATTGGTTGATCGCAGGAGGATACTTCGACCTGGCAGGCGGAAACCCGGCAGACTACATCGCGCGCTGGGATGGCACTTCCTGGAGCGCGCTTGGTTTGGGGCTGAACAACCGCGTCAAAGCGCTCACTGTTTATGACGGAAGCCTCATCGTTGGCGGATACTTCACCAATGCAGGTGGATACACGGCCAACAGGATTGCCAAGTGGAATGGAACTTCCTGGACTGCTCTGGGCACAGGCATGAGCAGCAACGTGTTCTCGCTGGTCGTTGGCGGGGGCGCGTTGATCGCAGGAGGCGACTTCACGACAGCGGGCGGAAACGCGGCGAACAGAATCGCGCGTTGGGACGGCGCTACTTGGAGTCAGCTGGGCTCAGGGATGAAT
This region includes:
- a CDS encoding PD-(D/E)XK nuclease family protein; the encoded protein is MARLVNEFSWSFSRAKVFEDCKRKYWFNYYGSWGGWEDSAPLTTKKIYLLKNLKSRWMWSGEVVHRWVRDILSVSRTGRRLVPDEVVERAKEEMRSEYKESRKNVESVIAVFSGKPESGRSEYAQQGKKKGILLEHFYDPSLPDEKWVEIVDGVERCVRNFFSSPVFGELTQIPDRDWLQIEDDREFPSFSFEGDKVFAKPDCAHRAGDSAMRIIDWKTDRGKRVEGQDSKQEGPERPSVQLGCYALYAMNEWGGIPGKIQVLEQNLFTMERKESLVGEETLDETRRVIRESVRKMKDILSDRESNSAEEEDFPLTENRRLCNYCNFRILCGRNPV